In Gimesia benthica, a single window of DNA contains:
- the pyk gene encoding pyruvate kinase: MNAAQYQEHPLVKTKIIATVGPASCSREMLQKLIIAGVDLFRLNFAHGKHEWLAEIVTNIHELSEEMARPIGILGDLSGPKIRLGVLPGDEINCRQDMKFRFIQGIETDNSQELTCTYESLISDLRVGDPVLLADGMVAMRVTEKSEDNEYVECVVEREGVIRSKQGVNLPGVQLSTPCLTEKDLEDLAWAVQHGLDYIGLSFVRSADDIKQLYDEIEKLNPIEAPHVVAKIEKIEAVSDIEQILKLTDAVMVARGDLGVEVDIERVPIIQKRIIHLCNQYRVPVITATQMLDSMQFNTFPTRAEASDVANAVLDGSDAVMLSGETAVGVSPLAAVEMMSRIVREAARILSSNLHSEETTSNRRLYAREVTEAVTLGAGMTAEKLDADLMVTCTHEGKTAMALSKQRRTVPTVALTDRPATARRMTLYWGVTSLLTDVVDKSPQKILKYIVNYGKKHGFLSSGSQIVLISGTDWSSLGHDMLLVHEVK; the protein is encoded by the coding sequence ATGAACGCGGCCCAATACCAGGAACACCCACTCGTAAAAACCAAGATCATCGCTACCGTTGGTCCCGCTTCCTGTTCGCGCGAAATGCTGCAGAAGCTGATCATCGCGGGCGTGGATCTGTTTCGGTTGAACTTCGCGCACGGCAAGCATGAATGGCTGGCCGAAATCGTTACGAATATCCACGAACTGTCCGAAGAGATGGCCCGCCCCATCGGAATTCTGGGCGATCTGTCCGGCCCCAAAATTCGGCTGGGGGTCTTACCCGGTGACGAAATCAACTGTCGGCAGGACATGAAGTTTCGGTTCATTCAAGGAATTGAGACCGACAATTCCCAGGAACTGACCTGCACCTATGAGTCGCTGATCAGCGATCTGCGGGTCGGCGATCCGGTACTGCTGGCAGACGGAATGGTCGCCATGCGGGTCACCGAGAAATCGGAAGATAATGAATACGTCGAGTGCGTGGTTGAGCGGGAAGGCGTCATTCGCAGTAAGCAGGGAGTCAACCTGCCCGGCGTCCAGCTCAGCACTCCCTGTCTCACGGAGAAAGATCTGGAAGACCTTGCCTGGGCCGTGCAGCATGGACTCGATTATATCGGGCTCAGTTTCGTGCGTTCCGCGGATGACATCAAACAGCTCTACGACGAGATCGAAAAACTGAATCCGATTGAGGCGCCGCACGTTGTCGCCAAGATTGAAAAGATCGAAGCGGTCAGCGATATCGAACAGATCCTCAAACTGACCGATGCAGTCATGGTGGCCCGCGGGGACCTCGGCGTCGAAGTCGACATCGAACGGGTGCCCATCATTCAGAAGCGGATCATCCATCTCTGCAACCAGTATCGTGTCCCGGTAATCACCGCGACGCAGATGCTGGACAGCATGCAGTTCAACACATTTCCGACCCGCGCCGAGGCCAGCGATGTCGCGAATGCAGTGCTGGACGGCAGCGACGCGGTCATGCTGTCTGGGGAGACAGCGGTCGGCGTCAGTCCGCTGGCGGCCGTCGAAATGATGAGCCGCATTGTCCGCGAAGCAGCGCGGATTCTCTCATCGAACCTGCATTCGGAAGAGACCACCAGTAACCGTCGCCTGTATGCCCGCGAAGTGACGGAAGCGGTTACACTCGGAGCCGGGATGACAGCAGAGAAGCTGGACGCAGACCTGATGGTAACCTGTACCCACGAAGGCAAAACCGCGATGGCTCTGTCCAAACAGCGGCGGACAGTGCCTACTGTGGCGCTCACCGATCGCCCGGCTACGGCTCGCCGGATGACACTCTACTGGGGAGTGACTTCACTCCTGACCGACGTGGTCGATAAGTCTCCCCAGAAAATTCTGAAGTACATCGTGAACTATGGAAAGAAGCATGGCTTTCTGTCATCAGGCAGTCAGATCGTCCTGATCTCCGGTACCGACTGGAGTTCATTGGGGCATGACATGCTTCTGGTTCACGAAGTGAAATAA
- a CDS encoding ABC transporter permease, producing the protein MKVVKQMVPLLAAIIILLLLFRIWVPSFLTPENMLNLTQQISVNTILALGMTLVILVGGIDLSVGAMVALVGTTTVYCLTALSGDTQDPFMLLTAIFAGLGVASLFGIFHGIAAAKTAMPPFIITLASMLIARGCALRFNSGLPMPIKDEQTWFLAIGNGRLFDVVPYPVVIMLSLFLLMALLLHRTRFGQHVYALGGNREAALYTGIPTVRVEITVYLLCSLMAGVAGMIHTSQLYSAEPGSGEMFELTAIAAVVVGGTSFTGGRGTMFGTILGAVIIGILDKGLNQAGVHYSLQYIVKGAVILVAVYLDVRRNR; encoded by the coding sequence GTGAAAGTCGTGAAACAAATGGTTCCCCTGCTGGCAGCCATCATTATCCTCCTGCTGCTGTTCCGCATCTGGGTCCCCAGCTTCCTGACGCCGGAAAATATGTTGAACCTGACTCAACAGATATCCGTCAACACGATCCTCGCTCTGGGAATGACGCTGGTCATTCTGGTAGGCGGCATCGATCTGTCAGTCGGCGCAATGGTGGCGCTCGTCGGTACGACCACCGTCTACTGTCTCACCGCACTCTCGGGAGACACACAAGATCCATTCATGTTACTGACAGCCATCTTCGCGGGACTGGGGGTCGCGTCTCTGTTTGGCATCTTTCACGGGATCGCGGCTGCGAAAACCGCCATGCCGCCATTTATCATCACACTGGCCTCCATGCTCATCGCCCGCGGGTGTGCGCTGCGTTTCAACAGCGGATTACCGATGCCCATCAAAGACGAACAGACCTGGTTCCTCGCGATTGGCAACGGGCGACTGTTCGATGTCGTGCCGTACCCCGTGGTGATCATGCTCTCGCTGTTTTTATTGATGGCCCTGCTGCTGCATCGGACCCGTTTCGGCCAGCATGTCTACGCGCTGGGCGGAAATCGCGAAGCGGCCCTCTACACAGGAATACCAACTGTACGGGTAGAAATCACTGTGTATCTACTCTGTTCCCTGATGGCGGGAGTCGCGGGCATGATTCATACTTCACAACTTTATTCGGCGGAACCCGGTTCAGGGGAAATGTTTGAGTTAACTGCAATTGCCGCAGTTGTGGTCGGAGGCACAAGTTTTACTGGCGGACGGGGTACCATGTTTGGTACAATACTGGGGGCTGTTATTATCGGGATACTCGATAAAGGTCTGAATCAGGCAGGAGTCCATTACTCTCTGCAATACATCGTGAAGGGCGCAGTGATATTGGTTGCCGTCTACCTGGATGTGAGACGAAACCGATAA
- a CDS encoding efflux RND transporter permease subunit, which produces MTSEKPRYIRRYIITVIFLVLAAPFLIYGAHQSVESMSIAPEKWAPPYMQSRKNYDRFMKDFESNDLILISWPGCTVDDPRLTEFEKRIEGPGKTDFGETHEEIFDRIVTGAGTVGSLTSPPLKLPRDEALERLQGVLVGKNLKDSCAVIILTYRGNELRTQAIDHVLKVAQDVCGLPREEFYLTGPPVDGVAIDRASIHSVNVFGALSAILATLLCWFCIRSWMLTGTILLAGLFGQGLVLAMVYYSGASLDAVLIITPSLVFVLTISAGVHLVNYYYDELCTAQAKTKTEAEEAVRRSFAQGWLPCLLAAITTAIGLGSLMVSQISPIALFGLIASIGLLITLGVLLLILPGAMQLWPPQRILKANQAEQPAHMPRTLTRLSRFLNGFTHWLQRYSLPVFLTSVMLMAVSAYGLIYTRSSVDIPSLFPPGSQVLKDYRFNEDRMGPLIPVEVVIQFDKDCKKTFLQRLRIIDDIEKTIKNIDGYTGTMSAATFGPNPVEHNGFESIFRKVVTNKKLKENREAILESVYLSDVDGEESWRISARVPALAQVDYGAALNKLKSTLQPELEKYREQDVHLTAYYTGIMPLIHTVQQLIMQDLTWSFMTAFGLVALVIVIVQRNLWTGLLSMLPNVFPIVVVFGIMGWMDIPLDIGSIMTASVALGIAIDDTLHFLSWFRREKQLDRSCEEAVHAALKHCGRAMIHTTMICGLGLLVFGFSSFIPTQRFAWMMLTLLTTALIGDLLFLPAMLMQPFARHLQFTKAGLPETIGLTHSKLSTE; this is translated from the coding sequence ATGACTTCTGAAAAACCTCGCTATATCCGTCGTTATATCATCACCGTCATTTTCCTGGTTCTAGCTGCGCCCTTCCTGATTTACGGTGCGCATCAGAGCGTTGAAAGCATGAGTATCGCCCCCGAAAAATGGGCGCCGCCTTACATGCAGTCACGCAAGAACTATGACCGGTTCATGAAAGACTTCGAAAGCAACGATCTGATTCTGATCAGTTGGCCCGGCTGTACCGTCGATGATCCCCGACTGACCGAATTCGAAAAGCGAATCGAAGGCCCCGGCAAGACCGACTTCGGTGAAACCCACGAGGAGATCTTCGATCGAATTGTCACCGGTGCGGGAACCGTCGGCTCATTAACGTCTCCCCCGCTCAAGTTGCCCCGCGACGAAGCGCTGGAACGACTGCAGGGGGTTCTGGTCGGTAAAAACCTGAAAGACAGTTGTGCGGTAATCATTCTCACCTACCGTGGCAACGAATTACGAACACAAGCCATCGACCATGTATTGAAAGTCGCGCAAGATGTCTGCGGACTGCCGCGCGAAGAATTTTATCTCACCGGTCCTCCTGTGGACGGAGTCGCCATCGACCGCGCCAGTATTCACAGTGTGAATGTCTTCGGCGCATTGTCTGCTATCCTCGCGACCCTGTTGTGCTGGTTCTGTATCCGTTCCTGGATGCTCACCGGAACCATCCTGCTGGCAGGTCTGTTCGGGCAGGGACTGGTTCTCGCAATGGTCTACTACTCAGGCGCGTCGCTGGATGCCGTCCTGATTATTACTCCTTCACTGGTATTTGTCCTCACGATCTCTGCCGGCGTGCACCTGGTCAACTATTACTACGACGAACTCTGTACGGCTCAGGCGAAAACGAAAACAGAAGCGGAAGAAGCCGTCCGCCGCAGTTTTGCACAAGGCTGGTTGCCCTGTCTGCTGGCAGCGATCACCACTGCCATCGGCCTGGGATCCTTGATGGTCAGCCAGATCTCGCCCATTGCCTTGTTTGGCTTGATCGCCTCCATCGGTCTGTTGATCACACTGGGTGTCCTGTTACTGATTCTCCCCGGAGCCATGCAGCTCTGGCCACCGCAACGGATTCTGAAAGCCAACCAGGCAGAGCAACCCGCTCATATGCCACGGACGTTAACCCGTCTGTCCCGCTTCCTGAATGGTTTCACTCACTGGCTGCAGCGGTATTCGCTGCCCGTCTTCCTGACATCAGTAATGCTGATGGCCGTCTCCGCTTATGGTCTGATATATACCCGTTCCTCCGTCGATATTCCGTCCCTGTTCCCACCCGGTAGCCAGGTTCTGAAAGACTATCGCTTCAATGAAGATCGCATGGGACCGCTGATTCCCGTTGAAGTCGTCATTCAGTTTGATAAAGACTGCAAGAAAACCTTCCTGCAGCGTCTGCGAATTATTGATGACATCGAGAAGACGATTAAAAACATCGACGGTTATACCGGCACCATGTCGGCAGCGACCTTCGGACCCAATCCGGTCGAACACAACGGTTTCGAATCGATTTTTCGCAAGGTCGTCACCAATAAGAAACTCAAAGAAAACCGTGAAGCCATTCTGGAATCTGTTTACCTCTCGGATGTGGATGGTGAAGAATCATGGCGGATCAGTGCCCGCGTACCTGCTCTCGCACAGGTCGATTACGGGGCTGCACTCAATAAACTGAAATCCACGCTCCAGCCGGAACTGGAAAAATACCGCGAGCAGGACGTGCACCTTACCGCATACTACACGGGGATCATGCCGCTGATTCATACCGTTCAGCAGCTGATTATGCAGGACCTGACCTGGAGCTTCATGACCGCCTTCGGCCTGGTCGCGCTGGTGATTGTCATCGTCCAGAGAAATCTGTGGACGGGTCTGCTCAGCATGTTACCGAACGTCTTCCCCATCGTGGTCGTCTTCGGCATCATGGGCTGGATGGATATTCCGCTCGACATCGGTTCGATTATGACCGCCAGTGTCGCACTGGGGATCGCCATCGACGACACACTGCACTTCCTCTCCTGGTTCCGCCGGGAGAAACAGCTGGATCGCAGCTGTGAAGAAGCGGTCCACGCTGCCTTGAAACACTGTGGACGAGCCATGATTCACACCACCATGATCTGTGGTCTGGGTCTGCTGGTCTTCGGCTTCAGCAGCTTCATTCCAACGCAACGCTTCGCCTGGATGATGCTGACTCTGCTGACCACAGCGTTGATCGGCGACCTGTTATTCCTGCCGGCCATGCTGATGCAGCCCTTTGCTCGGCATCTGCAGTTTACGAAAGCCGGACTGCCCGAGACGATTGGACTCACGCACTCCAAGCTTTCTACAGAATAA
- a CDS encoding preprotein translocase subunit SecA, which yields MLIESDRRFQETLPKVNNRPRLLVRRDEAGKKDRIGPAGRLECSGSIVYYSGQGFGIQRGEYHQLAHRSVSRHAPQRGAEVPARWWALVEQIQTLQAEYASRSEADLFDEWNALRYRVQSGESLTDLLPEAFAIISEQMQRHLGMTPYPVQYLGAIAMHEGAIAEMQTGEGKTLTAALTLCLNALPELGMHIATANDYLAERDARWLSPIYHSLGMTVGTVTATSSMSERRAAYECDITYGTAREFGFDYLRDLLNSPELKTSTSPRRQQLFGQEQTGEDQGLLNPRSPYMVLIDEADSILIDEARTPLIIGQADALEASLSEVCQWSATAVARLAESEHYLDHGPQKGMELTEAGRRVIRELLLQPEAPQSLDPGTAYLSSERALKVQSYFQNGRDYVVREGKVAIVDEFTGRISEGRMWQNGIHQAIEAREGVEITSPTRVGAQTTVQELFARYTRMAGMTGTAASARSEFKKVFGTPVITIPTNRPGRREQLPERVFLTAEEKWTAIVEETAVLHAQGRPVLIGTRSVNLSKQLSERLEAAGLDHEVLHALNHENEATIIERAGQSGKITVATNMAGRGTDILLSDDVVAQGGLHVICAELHESSRIDRQLTGRAARQGDPGSARVYLSLEDEILTSGLGAEQAAALRADYQRSGRNLQSAVRYFYQAQQRVEKRHERQRVELVNRISARRQMLQQMGQHANLNAH from the coding sequence ATGTTGATTGAAAGCGACAGACGTTTCCAGGAAACGTTGCCCAAAGTCAACAATCGACCTCGCTTACTCGTACGAAGAGACGAGGCCGGTAAAAAGGATCGAATCGGCCCTGCTGGTCGGTTAGAATGTAGCGGTTCCATCGTTTATTACTCTGGACAGGGATTCGGGATTCAACGTGGTGAATATCATCAGCTCGCTCACAGATCGGTTTCGCGGCATGCTCCCCAGCGGGGGGCCGAAGTACCCGCGCGCTGGTGGGCCCTGGTGGAACAGATTCAGACGCTCCAGGCTGAATACGCGAGCCGCTCAGAAGCGGATTTGTTCGACGAGTGGAACGCACTGCGTTATCGTGTGCAGAGTGGTGAGTCACTGACGGACCTGCTGCCGGAAGCGTTTGCGATCATCAGCGAGCAGATGCAGCGGCATCTGGGGATGACTCCCTACCCGGTGCAGTACCTCGGCGCGATCGCCATGCACGAAGGCGCGATTGCGGAAATGCAGACCGGTGAGGGCAAGACGCTGACCGCGGCATTGACTCTGTGTCTGAACGCCCTGCCCGAACTGGGAATGCACATCGCAACGGCGAACGACTATCTGGCTGAACGCGATGCCCGCTGGCTGAGCCCGATCTATCACTCACTGGGGATGACCGTCGGAACGGTTACGGCAACTTCTTCCATGAGCGAACGTCGCGCTGCCTATGAATGCGATATCACCTACGGTACCGCGCGGGAGTTCGGCTTTGATTACCTGCGGGACCTGCTCAATTCACCAGAACTCAAAACATCCACGAGCCCACGACGTCAGCAATTGTTTGGACAGGAACAGACAGGCGAAGATCAGGGGCTGCTCAATCCTCGGTCTCCCTACATGGTGCTGATTGACGAAGCGGACAGCATCCTGATTGATGAAGCCCGAACGCCGCTGATCATCGGACAGGCTGATGCGCTGGAGGCCTCGCTGTCAGAGGTCTGCCAGTGGAGTGCAACCGCGGTTGCCCGGCTTGCCGAAAGCGAACATTATCTCGACCATGGTCCGCAAAAGGGTATGGAACTCACTGAAGCTGGACGACGGGTGATTCGAGAACTGCTGCTCCAGCCGGAAGCACCTCAATCGCTCGATCCGGGAACGGCTTATCTTTCATCCGAACGGGCCCTCAAAGTTCAGAGCTACTTCCAGAACGGCAGAGACTATGTTGTGCGGGAAGGAAAAGTCGCGATCGTCGATGAATTCACCGGGCGGATTTCGGAAGGTCGGATGTGGCAGAACGGCATTCACCAGGCGATTGAAGCCAGGGAGGGGGTTGAGATTACCTCACCCACCAGAGTCGGTGCCCAGACCACGGTCCAGGAACTGTTTGCCCGCTATACCCGCATGGCAGGCATGACGGGGACGGCTGCTTCTGCACGGAGTGAGTTCAAAAAAGTGTTCGGCACTCCCGTGATCACGATTCCCACCAATCGACCCGGCCGCCGCGAACAACTCCCCGAGCGGGTCTTTCTGACGGCAGAGGAAAAATGGACCGCGATTGTCGAAGAGACCGCAGTGCTGCACGCACAGGGACGACCGGTGTTGATTGGTACGCGGTCGGTCAATCTTTCAAAACAGCTCTCCGAACGCCTGGAAGCAGCCGGTCTGGATCATGAAGTTCTGCATGCATTAAATCATGAGAACGAAGCGACCATCATCGAACGGGCAGGACAGTCAGGTAAGATTACGGTTGCTACGAATATGGCGGGCCGGGGAACCGATATTCTGCTCAGCGACGATGTCGTTGCACAGGGGGGGCTGCATGTGATCTGTGCGGAGCTGCACGAATCATCGCGCATCGATCGTCAGTTGACCGGTCGTGCCGCTCGTCAGGGCGATCCCGGCAGTGCGCGGGTCTACCTTTCACTCGAAGATGAGATCCTGACCAGCGGACTGGGAGCTGAGCAGGCAGCAGCCCTGCGGGCAGACTATCAGCGCTCCGGACGGAATCTGCAGTCGGCAGTCCGTTATTTCTATCAGGCACAACAGCGGGTTGAGAAACGCCACGAACGCCAGCGCGTCGAACTGGTGAACCGGATCAGTGCACGACGTCAGATGCTGCAGCAGATGGGTCAGCATGCGAACTTGAACGCACACTGA
- a CDS encoding Ldh family oxidoreductase: MPSDHFAPAQDRSQEVLLPLEPLKELLVKLFVRMGMFQVEAEIAADRLVEADLRGIHSHGSRTAERYLDAMDMGDIDPRAQILTVKESPAIAVMDGSKAMGHVAATRAMELAIKKAGEVGTGTVTVYNSHHFGAAAVYVMMAVKAGMIAYCTTNTGRATVAAHGSTQAGTANNAIAWGVPNPQGAPFVLDMACAKTSWGKLETQAMYGLPVPAGYGLDSEGNETTDAAAVKTLLPASGPRGYGLALISSILTGALTGGKMSINKTKAPEIEGSEHFFYVIDLKQFVEEDRFHAELASATEALHQLTPVRAEDPVRLPGELEWEQTQCALQEGISVHKDHAEQLKELAQRIKYDVPW, from the coding sequence ATGCCTTCGGATCATTTTGCCCCGGCTCAGGATCGATCCCAGGAAGTTCTGCTTCCGCTGGAACCTTTAAAGGAATTACTGGTCAAGCTGTTTGTGCGGATGGGCATGTTTCAGGTGGAGGCGGAGATTGCCGCCGACCGCCTGGTCGAAGCGGACCTGCGTGGCATCCACTCGCATGGGAGCCGCACTGCAGAACGTTACCTGGACGCGATGGACATGGGCGACATCGATCCCCGCGCACAGATCCTGACCGTCAAAGAGAGCCCCGCGATTGCCGTGATGGATGGCAGCAAAGCGATGGGACACGTCGCTGCAACTCGCGCCATGGAACTGGCGATTAAAAAAGCGGGTGAGGTCGGGACGGGAACCGTGACGGTCTATAACAGTCACCACTTCGGAGCCGCCGCCGTCTATGTGATGATGGCGGTGAAGGCCGGCATGATTGCGTACTGCACGACGAACACGGGGCGGGCGACTGTCGCCGCTCATGGAAGTACGCAGGCAGGCACGGCCAATAATGCAATCGCCTGGGGTGTTCCCAACCCGCAAGGCGCTCCTTTCGTTCTGGATATGGCGTGTGCCAAGACCTCCTGGGGCAAACTGGAAACGCAGGCCATGTACGGCCTACCCGTCCCCGCTGGTTACGGTCTGGACAGTGAAGGGAATGAAACCACTGACGCTGCTGCTGTGAAAACACTGCTTCCCGCCTCGGGGCCCCGCGGTTACGGACTGGCTTTGATCAGTTCCATCCTGACCGGCGCGCTGACGGGAGGCAAGATGTCGATCAACAAGACCAAAGCACCGGAGATTGAGGGTTCCGAACATTTCTTCTATGTGATCGATCTGAAACAGTTCGTGGAAGAAGATCGCTTCCATGCCGAACTGGCATCCGCGACAGAGGCCCTGCATCAACTGACGCCCGTGCGGGCAGAGGATCCGGTGCGTCTGCCGGGTGAACTTGAATGGGAACAGACACAATGCGCACTGCAGGAAGGGATTTCGGTTCATAAAGATCATGCGGAGCAGTTAAAAGAACTCGCCCAGCGCATCAAGTATGACGTTCCCTGGTAA
- a CDS encoding PQQ-binding-like beta-propeller repeat protein produces the protein MYPKLSLTLMLLWTILLPQTGFSDDWPQWGGPQHDLVWREKGIVKELPTKGQLPRVWSTPIGEGYSGPAVAEVDSRWCVFVTDRIYKQRVGFERVHCLDAVTGKLIWGYEYPAEYTVSYPAGPRSTPVINDGRVYTLGAQGHFFCFDAKTGKVLWSKNFVEDYGTKLPNWGMVASPLVDGDQLITLVGGQQNALVVSFDKKTGKELWRSLNDPAVGYAPPVIFEFGEKRELIVWHPTAVSALEPETGKVIWQVPYGVKYGLTIATPRKVGNRLFVASFYNGPRMIEVSGDGSSAKIVWAGKSDSEINTDGLHPIMMTPVFDGKNIYGVGSYGELRGLDASNGQRLWETLAATGKGRWWNAFIIPHEDRYFLHNEQGDLIIANLSPKGYEELSRAKLIEPTRRVQRRMTIWSHPAFALKSVFARNDKEIIRVDLSAPSAGN, from the coding sequence ATGTATCCGAAACTGTCGCTCACGCTGATGTTACTCTGGACGATTCTGCTGCCTCAAACCGGTTTCAGTGATGACTGGCCCCAATGGGGTGGACCGCAGCACGACCTGGTCTGGCGCGAAAAAGGCATTGTCAAAGAATTGCCAACCAAAGGCCAACTGCCCCGGGTCTGGTCGACTCCCATCGGTGAAGGCTACTCCGGGCCCGCGGTCGCGGAAGTCGATTCCCGCTGGTGTGTCTTCGTGACCGATCGGATTTATAAACAACGGGTTGGCTTCGAACGCGTGCACTGCCTGGATGCAGTGACGGGAAAACTGATCTGGGGCTACGAATACCCGGCAGAATACACAGTCAGCTACCCCGCCGGTCCCCGTTCCACTCCCGTCATCAATGACGGTCGCGTTTATACCCTGGGTGCCCAGGGGCACTTCTTCTGCTTCGATGCCAAAACGGGGAAAGTGCTCTGGAGCAAAAACTTCGTCGAAGACTACGGCACGAAGCTTCCAAACTGGGGTATGGTCGCCTCTCCGCTGGTGGACGGTGATCAGCTGATTACGCTGGTGGGTGGCCAACAGAATGCGCTGGTGGTCAGCTTTGATAAAAAGACAGGTAAAGAACTCTGGCGATCGCTCAATGATCCGGCCGTCGGTTATGCACCGCCGGTCATCTTTGAGTTCGGAGAAAAGCGGGAATTGATCGTCTGGCATCCGACGGCGGTCTCGGCCCTCGAGCCGGAAACCGGCAAGGTGATCTGGCAGGTTCCCTACGGTGTGAAGTACGGTCTGACGATCGCGACGCCCCGCAAAGTGGGTAACCGGTTGTTCGTTGCCAGCTTTTATAACGGGCCGCGGATGATCGAAGTCTCCGGCGATGGCAGCTCAGCGAAAATCGTCTGGGCCGGGAAGAGCGACAGCGAGATCAACACCGACGGCCTGCATCCGATCATGATGACGCCGGTCTTCGACGGGAAGAACATCTACGGCGTAGGCAGCTACGGAGAGCTCCGCGGTCTGGATGCGAGCAACGGCCAGCGGTTATGGGAAACATTAGCTGCGACCGGTAAGGGGCGCTGGTGGAATGCCTTCATCATTCCACACGAAGATCGTTATTTTCTGCACAACGAACAGGGCGATCTGATCATCGCGAATCTGTCGCCGAAAGGGTACGAAGAGTTGAGCCGGGCGAAGCTGATTGAACCGACCCGTCGCGTCCAGCGGCGGATGACAATCTGGTCGCATCCGGCTTTCGCACTGAAAAGCGTGTTTGCCCGGAATGATAAGGAAATTATCCGCGTCGATCTTTCGGCTCCGTCTGCTGGTAATTAG
- a CDS encoding thioredoxin family protein: MPTSYRIRTLLALAVCSLVCLTVPVQAGKYNPVLDVGDQAPTWEKLPATDGKSYASDSFKDKDVLVIAFTCNSCPYAVDYETRLNQLAEKYQGKDSRVGVIAVNVNLIPADSPEKMKERAQKQGFVFPYLFDKSQQIGQAFGATRTPEFFVLNKDRKVVYMGAMDDSTDASKVKQNYVQQAIEAALQGKQPETTETIAIGCNVRYKRIRRNK; this comes from the coding sequence ATGCCGACTTCATATCGAATCAGAACACTGCTCGCTCTGGCTGTCTGCAGCCTGGTCTGCCTGACGGTACCCGTTCAGGCGGGAAAGTATAACCCGGTTCTGGATGTAGGCGATCAGGCACCGACCTGGGAGAAGCTCCCGGCGACCGATGGGAAATCGTATGCCAGCGATTCCTTCAAAGATAAGGATGTGCTCGTCATTGCGTTTACCTGTAACAGCTGCCCTTACGCCGTCGATTATGAAACGCGTCTCAATCAGCTGGCAGAGAAGTATCAGGGGAAAGATTCCAGGGTGGGAGTCATCGCCGTGAACGTTAATCTGATTCCCGCTGACAGCCCGGAGAAGATGAAAGAACGGGCTCAGAAGCAGGGCTTCGTGTTCCCTTACCTGTTCGACAAGTCACAGCAGATTGGTCAGGCTTTCGGTGCTACGCGTACCCCCGAGTTTTTTGTGCTCAACAAAGACCGCAAGGTGGTCTACATGGGTGCCATGGATGATTCGACCGACGCCAGCAAGGTCAAACAGAATTACGTTCAACAGGCAATCGAGGCGGCTTTGCAGGGAAAGCAGCCGGAAACGACCGAAACGATTGCCATCGGCTGTAATGTGCGCTATAAACGCATTCGCAGAAATAAATAA
- a CDS encoding DNA-methyltransferase produces MTSFNQIQIQDCIAGMQALPDACVDLAFADPPFNIGYEYDEYEDRLESEQYLDWCENWLKEVVRLLKPDGTFWLAIGDEYAAELKVMMQRTLGLTCRSWVIWYYTFGVNCKNKFSRSHAHLFHMVKDPKQFTFNADDPAIRVPSARQLVYGDKRANPKGRLPDDTWILRPQDIPESFQADEDTWYFPRINGTFKERQGWHGCQMPEQLLGRIIRACSNPEEVVLDPFTGSGTTLAVAKKLNRQYLGFELSAEYGARAQQRLADIEVGQPLDGQENPLTSAPSTKNGKRLAERDSDTPAPRSKSKGKSSPRQKKLL; encoded by the coding sequence ATGACCAGTTTCAATCAGATACAGATTCAGGATTGCATCGCCGGGATGCAGGCACTGCCCGACGCATGCGTTGACCTGGCCTTTGCCGATCCGCCGTTCAATATCGGTTATGAATACGATGAGTACGAAGACCGCCTGGAGAGCGAACAGTATCTCGACTGGTGTGAGAACTGGCTCAAGGAAGTGGTGCGGCTGCTTAAACCGGATGGAACCTTCTGGCTGGCCATCGGTGATGAATACGCGGCAGAGTTAAAAGTCATGATGCAGCGGACGCTGGGGCTGACCTGTCGCAGCTGGGTGATCTGGTATTACACCTTCGGCGTGAACTGCAAGAACAAGTTCAGCCGTTCGCACGCCCACCTGTTTCATATGGTCAAAGATCCGAAGCAGTTCACGTTCAACGCCGACGATCCGGCAATTCGCGTTCCCTCTGCCCGACAGCTGGTCTACGGCGACAAACGTGCGAATCCCAAGGGACGCCTCCCCGACGATACCTGGATCCTGCGTCCCCAGGACATTCCCGAGAGCTTCCAGGCGGATGAAGATACATGGTACTTCCCCCGCATCAACGGGACGTTTAAAGAACGCCAGGGCTGGCACGGGTGCCAGATGCCCGAGCAGCTGCTGGGCCGAATTATCCGGGCCTGTTCTAATCCGGAAGAGGTCGTACTCGATCCCTTTACGGGGAGCGGCACCACACTGGCGGTTGCTAAAAAACTGAATCGCCAGTATCTCGGCTTTGAGCTCTCTGCGGAATACGGTGCCCGCGCACAGCAGCGACTGGCGGACATTGAGGTCGGTCAGCCCCTGGATGGTCAGGAAAATCCGTTGACCAGTGCGCCTTCCACCAAGAACGGAAAACGGCTCGCAGAGCGCGACTCCGACACCCCTGCGCCGCGGAGCAAGTCGAAGGGCAAATCCAGTCCCCGGCAGAAAAAACTGCTCTGA